One genomic region from Phycisphaeraceae bacterium encodes:
- a CDS encoding glycosyltransferase → MRLAVVSQIQPGSLRAHAINVIKTAGGFARLGHDVRLYTLAPAADAHGADPARTYHESHVHWVTCPGEPDDESFGRWAARTILADQCDAVYGRNFWAPLLTSACGLPSIVETHAHIGVENGLLDQTLAATRATPAMRAIITIAPILRDHFIERGAEPGRVHVVPDGVDLELFTRHAPSPFESPGPNIVYSGHLYDYKGIPTVIEAAALLPRASFHLVGGLPEDIARHQRTITSRGLTNVHLHGLLAHAQVPPFVQHADVLLLPPSAREVSKDWTSPVKLGEYLASGPPIVASSIPALVRAVPESMFIWFEPDDATSLARAISLALESACDATGRASRLALARRLSYTARASRILDAGRLSLRGMAA, encoded by the coding sequence ATGCGACTTGCGGTTGTCAGCCAGATTCAGCCCGGATCCTTGCGTGCTCACGCTATCAACGTCATCAAGACAGCTGGCGGCTTCGCGCGACTGGGACACGATGTGCGCCTCTACACACTCGCTCCTGCGGCCGATGCTCACGGTGCCGATCCTGCCCGAACCTATCACGAGTCGCACGTGCACTGGGTGACCTGCCCAGGCGAGCCCGACGATGAATCATTCGGGCGATGGGCTGCCCGCACCATTCTCGCCGATCAATGCGACGCGGTCTATGGGCGCAACTTCTGGGCTCCGTTGCTCACGTCGGCCTGCGGGCTTCCGTCCATCGTCGAGACGCACGCGCATATTGGCGTCGAAAACGGCTTGCTCGATCAGACGCTCGCTGCCACGCGCGCGACTCCTGCCATGCGTGCCATCATCACCATCGCTCCGATCCTGCGCGACCATTTCATCGAGCGCGGCGCAGAGCCTGGCCGAGTCCATGTCGTGCCCGATGGCGTTGATCTCGAACTCTTCACACGCCACGCGCCCTCGCCATTTGAGAGTCCCGGCCCGAACATCGTCTACAGCGGTCACCTCTACGACTACAAGGGAATTCCGACAGTCATCGAAGCAGCCGCCCTGCTCCCGCGGGCGTCGTTTCACCTCGTCGGAGGCCTGCCCGAAGACATCGCCCGCCATCAGCGCACGATCACGTCGCGCGGACTGACAAACGTGCATTTGCATGGCCTGCTCGCGCACGCCCAGGTGCCGCCATTCGTCCAGCATGCCGATGTTCTGCTTCTGCCACCCTCGGCGCGCGAAGTCTCGAAAGACTGGACCAGCCCGGTCAAACTTGGTGAGTATCTCGCTTCGGGGCCGCCAATCGTGGCGTCGAGCATTCCTGCGCTGGTGCGTGCCGTGCCCGAAAGCATGTTCATCTGGTTCGAGCCCGATGACGCAACTTCGCTTGCCCGTGCGATTTCGCTGGCGCTCGAGTCTGCCTGCGACGCAACAGGTCGCGCCTCGCGACTCGCTCTGGCTCGCCGCCTGAGTTACACAGCCCGCGCATCGCGCATACTCGATGCGGGCCGACTGAGTCTTCGAGGTATGGCAGCATGA
- a CDS encoding peroxiredoxin, whose product MSLHIGSVAPNFTVETTQGPLTLYDYLGNSWGILFSHPADFTPVCTTELGAVAKLKPEFDRRNVKVLGLSVDALKDHEAWSRDIQETQGAALNFPLIADKTREVSNLYSMIPPAAADNMTVRSVFIIGPDRKIKLMLTYPASTGRNFDEILRVIDSLQLTANYKVATPANWKQGEDCIIVPAVSNDEAQRLFPKGFKEIKPYLRTTPQPNK is encoded by the coding sequence ATGAGTTTGCACATCGGAAGCGTCGCGCCAAATTTCACGGTCGAAACTACGCAGGGTCCGCTCACGCTGTACGACTATCTGGGCAATTCCTGGGGCATCCTGTTCAGCCATCCGGCAGACTTCACGCCCGTGTGCACGACCGAGCTGGGTGCTGTGGCCAAGCTCAAGCCAGAGTTTGATCGTCGCAATGTCAAAGTGCTCGGGCTGAGTGTCGATGCGCTCAAGGATCATGAAGCGTGGAGTCGTGACATACAGGAGACGCAAGGCGCGGCTCTCAACTTTCCGCTGATTGCGGATAAAACACGCGAAGTCTCGAATCTGTACTCGATGATCCCGCCCGCAGCAGCCGACAACATGACTGTGCGCTCGGTGTTCATCATCGGGCCCGACCGCAAGATCAAACTGATGCTGACCTACCCGGCGAGCACGGGGCGGAACTTCGACGAGATCCTGCGCGTGATTGATTCGCTGCAACTGACCGCCAATTACAAGGTCGCGACGCCGGCCAACTGGAAGCAGGGTGAAGATTGCATCATTGTTCCGGCGGTTAGCAATGATGAAGCACAGCGGCTGTTCCCCAAGGGGTTCAAGGAGATCAAGCCGTACTTGCGCACCACGCCACAGCCGAACAAGTGA
- a CDS encoding class I SAM-dependent methyltransferase gives MTTTSNTHLADPTRFCLPRQYVQQAANLTDDVNRDGQEYWAPWRVAASGKFQYHVYRWAASIVRRARLDRVLDVGCGVATKLAELLAPTGAHIVGLDQTSAVRMCHDLERPGEFVVVDLENPIYMPELPFDLVVCADVIEHLMDPDPMLDLIQQCLAPGGLVIFSTPDRSRERGRDCCRSEKPEHVREWARREFIDFLRSRGFSVHASRLYPKDDAPMHTGAMSELAYRLRLAPRSAFGCHAVLASVA, from the coding sequence GAACACTCATCTTGCCGACCCGACGCGCTTCTGTCTGCCCAGGCAGTACGTTCAGCAGGCAGCCAATCTCACGGACGATGTCAACCGCGATGGCCAGGAGTACTGGGCGCCATGGCGCGTTGCGGCGAGCGGGAAGTTTCAGTATCACGTCTACCGTTGGGCAGCCAGCATCGTTCGTCGTGCCCGCCTCGACCGTGTACTTGATGTTGGCTGTGGAGTTGCAACTAAGCTTGCCGAGCTTCTGGCTCCAACGGGGGCTCACATCGTCGGGCTCGATCAAACTTCAGCCGTGCGCATGTGTCACGATCTGGAGCGTCCTGGCGAGTTTGTCGTCGTCGATCTCGAAAATCCGATCTACATGCCCGAACTGCCGTTCGACCTGGTCGTGTGTGCCGATGTGATCGAGCATCTCATGGATCCCGACCCGATGCTGGACCTGATTCAGCAATGTCTCGCGCCGGGGGGGCTGGTGATCTTCTCGACGCCCGATCGTTCGCGCGAACGAGGCCGCGACTGTTGCCGAAGTGAGAAGCCCGAGCACGTTCGCGAATGGGCAAGACGAGAGTTCATCGATTTCCTGCGCTCGCGCGGGTTCAGCGTGCACGCTTCGAGACTCTACCCGAAGGATGACGCTCCAATGCACACCGGTGCGATGTCCGAACTCGCCTACCGCCTGCGTCTCGCGCCGCGATCGGCGTTCGGGTGCCATGCAGTCCTGGCCAGTGTCGCCTAG